The Sebastes fasciatus isolate fSebFas1 chromosome 22, fSebFas1.pri, whole genome shotgun sequence genome includes the window TGAGCTGCTGCAGTCAGCTTCTCTACGACGACTCCTCTCAGCATCTCGGCTGTAGACACGACTAGAGCCATGTTGGTACTGTTCCCGTGTTGTTCCCGTGTTGTTACTGTGTTGGTACCTGCAGGAAGAAACGCGCGGGATGTCTGGATCGGATGTTGTCACACTGTGACCCCGCTCTACTccgcctctgattggctgatacTCCCTGCCTTCATCAgggtcagccaatcagaggccgaGGAATGATACTCAGTGTTTCTATTCATATAGCAGCATAATAGAAGGTAGGAACAGTATAAgtacaatattattataataaaataaaaaataaaaaataataatatagcataacatgacataatacaatataataataataataataataataatatagtgtttatataataacatgacacaatacagtataataataataatatagcataACATGacataatacagtataataataatatagcataACATGacataatacagtataataataataataaacacatagtATAATATTAAATCAATAATAAACCTGCAATTTATTGAATTGCCCgtcataaatgtgtttaataaGGAAACTGATTAATAAttgaattgatatttctgttttaatttgcatctttattttttttgttaatctttgtattaattcccttatttatttatttacttttctttaaaaaaaataagtgcacattttttaaaaatgtaataaaaatacatacacGAATGAATAAagggggaaattaaacagaagagtaaataaataagggaattaatacaaatatatacataaagaagcaaatcaaaacagaaatatcaatttatgtcgcatttttataaattaattaattaatggctagatatatttttaatattgtttttgctacatttaatgacacatttatttatttattattcttgaTTTTAGCAGGTTCCATCCCACATAGTAGTATTGTTTCTATTCACTGATATTTATCTAGTTTACCTTTATActtatacttcctgttttactATCTAGttgtacatgtatatatatataaaaatatatgtatatatatatatgtatacatactaGTACTTGTACTGCAGTAAATACTACTAtttcacatatatatgtatgtgtatatatacacatacatatatacatatatatatatatgtgaaattatatatatatatatcaattagtccaggtcacacacactctctttgagataccactcatttattgattgaagATGGTTTGTAAATCCTTGTGTGAATAGAGGTTACTAAAATACagagaataaaatagaaaacatgtgCAGGCATTAGTAACATGtagtaataataaacaaacagtatGGTATGAAATTCAATGCAAGCTAAACAGTTTAAACAGGAACAACAGGAGGAGAACAAAGCCTTCTGAACTATAAGGGAGCGTCAACAAACAGCAGCCTCAGGCTCTCATGCAGTTCAATGAGCAGAGTGCACACAGAGGGGGATAGGAGGAGTTGTGCGACGGTCCCTTAATGACGGCCgtatgcagaagaagaagctgcagcCTCGGAGACGAAGTGAAGATGTTCTACTGGatgaagaggagcagcagcGGCTCGgagtctctctctggtctcagtAACATGAACATGTCTAAAGCGGAGATCCTCAGAGGAATAGTGACTGAGAAGATGAGCACAGCAGCTCAGGAGATCTTAGCGGTGGTGGAGAGGACTGTGACCGGCTACGAGGAGGAGGCTGCGGGGCTGAGGAGGGAGGTCGAGCTGCAGAGGAGAcaactggagctgctgctgcaaccgAGAGTCAAACTGGAGAGGAAAGGTCTGCAGATATCACACCGATATCACACCGATATCACACAGATATCACACCGATATCACACCGATATCACACAGATATCACACCGATATCACACCATATAACACCGATATCACACAGATATATAGCACCGATATCACACAGATAGTACACCGATATCACACAGATATAACACCGATATCACACCGATAGTACACCGATATCACACAGATATAACACCGATATCACACCGATATCACACAGATATAACACCGATATCACACCGATATCACACAGATATCACACCGATATCACACCGATATCACACAGATATAACACCGATATCACACAGATATATAGCACCGATATCACACAGATAGTACACCGATATCACACAGATATAACACCGATATCACACCGATATCACACAGATATCACACCGATATCACACAGATATAACACCGATATCACACAGATATATAGCACCGATATCACACAGATAGTACACCGATATCACACAGATATAACACCGATATCACACCGATATCACACAGATATCACACCGATATCACACAGATATCACACCGATATCACACAGATATAACACCGATATCACACAGATATATAGCACCGATATCACACAGATAGTACACCGATATCACACCGATATAACACCGATATAACACAGATATCACACCGATATAACACAGATATAACACCGATATCACACCGATATCACACAGATATAACACCGATATCACACAGATATATAGCACCGATATAGCACCGATATCGCACCGATATAGCACCGATATCGCACCGATATAGCACCGATATCGCACCGATATAGCACCGTTATAGCACCGATATAGCACCGATAAAGCGCAGATATAGCGCCGATATCACGCCGATATAACGCAGATATAATGCTGATATAACACAGATATAACACCTGCAGGCACACATTATGTGCATTGTTGAACTCCATTTAAGAACcgtctagagcaggggtcagcaccCTTTACTATCTGAAGAAACATTTaggcaaaacatgtgatcattgtgatgaaggtaacacagtttatagtctaagtatatagtaaagaagtctaatgcagtgagggccaaagagacaatgtactacggagtattagggccacattgagggaaaaaacatctgagatttacacaataaagtcagaatattacaagaaaaaaagtcatattttgagaaaaaaagtcgtaatattatgggaataaaggcataactttacgagaaaaaagtcgtaaattaagagaaaaaagtcgtaatattacgagaataaagtcgtaatattataataaagtcataattttacaagaaaagaagtcgtaatattacaagactaaagtcgtaatattataataaagtcataattttccgagaaaaaagtcgtaatattacgagaataaagtcataactttacaagcatttctgaaagttacaaatagtccctttaacttcatgataaaaataatttatatttattttagacagagaaaggttaagaaacgtgtggtaatttgtaaataatagtaaaaatccacaattaaaactccgtactatattcattcatggagctctgcaagtcactgcatgttctagaacactgtccggcacatatttcagaataaaggccttgagttaacaaatgaagggaagCTTAGTTTGTTAAGCTTGTTTTCACATGTTGTTTCATGTGCTTCTTCTCTATCAAGCTGCGAACACGCGACTGCACCTTCATGTGTTTCCGGACACGTTCGGCTGTTTACATCTTCActtttagaaaaatatatatatatttatgtgtgtgtctgactttgtttttcttttgattgACAACATGAAGCCCTGATCCCAGACCTGGAGGACCAGGAGGTGGTGGTTCTGagtggtgaggaagaggaggaggaggagcagcagcagtcaggtACGTCTTCACCTTTTAAACCTGTttatacaattaaataaaaacagtgtGGAGTTACTGTAAAAGTACTAAAACCACACTGCTGATGTTGGTGCTGAGCTGAGCCGGCTGAGTGTTGGTTAAACTGAGCTCACCTGTGTTCAGGTGGTTTAACTGAACTCACCTGTGTTCAGGCGGTTAAACTGAGCTCACCTGGTCAGGTGGTTTAACTGAACTCACCTGTGTTCAGGTGGTTAAACTGAACTCACCTGTGTTCAGGTGGTTTAACTGAACTCACCTGTGTTCAGGTGTGGAGGACACCGGCAGTCTGGGCCTCCTGTGGTTTGATgacgaagaggaggatgatgatggtggtggtggtgatgaagagcagcagctGTCAGCGATGAGCTCCAGACAGAGACGAGAAGATCTGAAGGACCCGgattatcaaatcaaatcaaatcaaatcaaatcaatttatttttgtatagcgtcaaatcacaacagaagttatctcaagacgctttatatgtagagcaggtctatgaccgtacaccatagttttgagacccaacaggatccaccaagcgcactgtggccaggaaaaactccccgattactgggaagaaacctggagcagaaccgggcgcagggcgggcggccatctgccgagaccggctggggggatagatagatagagtgagagagagagagagagagatagagagagagagatatagaagcagccacaatagcagtctagcagctgtaataactaatacaagtagggctgataacacaaaaccaatagtggtggatggaaagagtgataatacaactatcggaaagccagcactgtccagcatctctcctcagtacgtccatgtgtgttggtgtgggacgtccctgcgatcgatgcccgtgcattggttcctgcagcatcagcatgcttgctgggagctcttgatgtctttggcagtgattgagaagtgttattctccaggctgccacattgtcattaggtgttggaaatccctcgttagcattggtagtccctcgtacagacgtagttaattagggatggtagcagttggtgtcaagcaggcaccgacgcggcagcagatgcagccacaataccggagaccaccaagatccaggtgaaaccctgctccaagtgtacccatgctccaggtataacctcgctcccggtgtgatcccgctccaggtatgacctcactccaggtgtgaccccgctccacggttagctgcgagacaaggaggcacaaggactcccgggaaggaatgaagttagtaacaacatggacatgggacatgagtatatacaggtTCCATGTGAAtcataatttaaaaatgtacttaattaataaaaaacatccTCAATTATTAACATGAACATACAGAAAGAAACAGACATCAGAGAGACAAACATTATTTTAACTGACAGGTTAGGCACTTTGTAAAGCAGAGAAACAATCTATCAGTTAtcacttcatttatttacttgatttatttaaaaaaattgacaatttattttgCTATCAGTGTACCAGACAGATAAATACAATGATGTAAAGATATAGTATTTGATGCATTTTGgatgaagagataaaaaaacaaaaaacaaacagtattgTTAAATTGACTCACTACCTGGTAGAATACTTGACTAAACATGTTGCATACTAGAGAGTACCAAATACATACTGAATACTAAACGTTACTTCAAGcaaagtttattttaaagtCTCTAAACTTCCTTGTCCTTATAAataagtagtatacttcaagtttattatatgaagtatacttaaataaagttcaagtatattcccCCCGAAGTATACATTATATAGTAAGCATATTAATATCAATgtgctagtagtatacttgtaagtgtactaatacaatacttcttgggactaaatctACCCATTTTTTAGTCtctaaaagtatacttttaattttactttaagTGAAAGaacagtaaactttgagtacacaactagtttataCCTAAGGTtcattttgtactgcaactatactatgaactatactacaagtgaacttataggtatataTGATAGGTAGAATATTATATGAAGAAAGCTGATCAGCTATAAATAACTTCTAGTAGTAAAAACAGTTATAGTGACATAAAAgattaattaattgtgaaatGGGTCATAAAAACAACTGAAATCCATGAAGggttaaaaacattattttggttaAAACCTCTCTAAATGTCAGAATATGTCCTATCTTCCTGTCCATCTGTGATCTACCTGTTAAGTCTGTTCTGAGATTGATTAGTGATACCTGCCGAGGCCTGAAGGGGAAGCTCGCGACTACGGTGCCTCATCCTCATGAGACTGCCAGAGAGTAGGCATCGTGTCACGAGtctcaatacaaatatatatatatatatatataaaagtaaactgaaagtatactctcttatttaaatttttaaataagTATACTGATAGCACACTTGAATGAACTTCTATTTGGTAAAGGTGCACATGTAGCATGATGTAATCAGTCCTCCATCTCCTTCAGTTAGGTGTTTCTTCCTCATCGATCTGTAACACACAGATGAAACATATTCATGCACAAGATAATATTTTATAGAGTAACTACACCCAGGATATTAATTGTGCTTATGCTACCATCTGGTGGATGCTCTGTGCTCTGTCCATACCCTGTATGCTGTACAATAGGGTGACTGACAATGCAGAATCACTACATCACAGCTGGTAATGTGGGGGCTTTCTCAAACTGCCACCTCCCTACCCACTTCCTCTCTGATTGCACGTTCACatggagggtccgccatattaagtccatcccaaaccaattagcGGTGAGTGGAAGtaggttataaaaccctccaacagcaaACCTGCAATGATGCTGACTTGCTGGCCACGTGCAACGGTGTTTTGTATCCATCATGGAACGCGCTCCGTACAAATGTAAGTTCTGTGCAACTACCCGCACAAACGTAAACTGATCAAACTAGTCAAAGTTGGAGAATAGAGGCTTTAATATCACACCGAGCATCCAACCTGTACTcgtcaaatacagacgcttgGTCAGAggccctcggcgtctgatacctATTCactaaggcaccctttagtgtccgtatgagacgcaccgggctttcaactgaatccaatgtaaacccatctgcaccTCCTTagctacaagctagtatgacatggttggtaccaatggattccttaggttttccagtttaaTATGCCAGTTATGTGTCAatttaagtacaagtacctcaaaacagatgtcagtatcttccctctagctttaaaactgagcccgctacaacctaaaaacctcAAGTTGTGttcatgcgttaaagaaattagaggagttaaaattaatttgcgtcaaggtgttattattatgttaactttgacagcccaaatatAAATACAGGTTGGTTTTGAGCTAATATCAGAATGCTACTTTGGTCCTGCTGCAGACTTAAGGGGTCACTGAGGGATTCATCTTATCTTTTTTCTGTCCGTAGTTTTGAGCCGTGGTTTGTGTCGAGGCCGTGGCTCAAATTATTTGCAGCGTCTAAAACAAAACACCACGTATGACATACTTAGCTGGTGTGAACGTGTGAAACAGAAGTTCTCATCAAACATGTCTGGTCACAACTCCAAAGTGACATCTAGATACTGTTGTTTGAATGCACACATATGACTTCTTTAGCACTTTACTTCAAAGTGCATTAAATTACCTTCCTTCTTCAATCATGggtttaatcttgattaaatattttaatccattgacagcccttatttacGTAAATGTTGATTTATATGTGTTTCCGACACAGTTAAACAACTGTAGTCTTCTAAATTCAACCCACAATATTTTTCACAAGCTACTTGATCTAAATACTGAAGGTACAACTACAAAATCTTGTGGTTTTTACAGAGTGAAGCATCTATTACCTCCTAAACAAAGAATACAGACTGTCACAAAATAACGTTTATTAGCGACCGATGATATGACCTGCAGAGCTATGAGTCAATCACCAGAATCACCAAACCTTAGTATAATTTTAGTACCTAGCTGTTTCTTCCAGTAAAGTAGTCCCATCACCAGCAGCAGGAACAGTACGACCTTGACAACGGTCCAAAGCATATGAATGTCTTTGTCAGATGCTGGAAAGATGACAGAAagtactttatttaaaaaaaatactgagtCAATACAATACTGCAGGtctgagtttgtgttggaattGTTCTGCCCCGTACTGATCACAACTTGCACATTGtaggtttatgcaacacatTTTAATGCGGCATGCttccagcccagtcgccaggaaaaattGTTGGCATTGGACATTTCTGCTAACCAGGTACGTATATGCATTGCATTCGGGTCGCATTTGGTCAGTACAAGTGACGTAGTTCaaagagtgaaaagagacaCAGCGGTCagcgtcattttcactgtacaaacgtagtcgttttaagcccaaccatgtagttgtTCTTTCTAAacgtaactatagtggtttgttgttacgttacgttgttacgttatattgttacgttacgttgttacattacgttgtaaTGTTGCGTTGTTACATTGCGTTGTTACGTTGCATTCTTACGTTACTTTGTTATGTTGCGTTGCTACGTTGCGTTGCTACATTATGTTGCTATGTTGCGTTGTGTTACATCGTTATGTTACATCGTTATGTTACAgttttatgtttatgtatgacctgtttttaaatcaacgttatctgctttcatttcaaaataaaggccctcaagcatttttttctgtggacagaattccttcatttgttaacacaaggcttttattctgaaataggtGCCGGACTGTGTTGTAGAACATTCAATGATTtccagagctccatgaatgaatattttacggggttttaattgtggattattaccattatttagaaagggctgacagcagcagctgaagcaGCTGAagcagctgaaacgcagctggtgtgaacacccaaAGTGCCGCCGATCTGTGAGTTCGGTGTTTGGCTGCATTACATGAGTTTGTGCTGACTCACCCACTTGCTCAGAGAGCGTGCTGTTTAGGAGATTATAGAAGTTAGCACAACTAACCATCAGTAACTTCATTAAAATAGCAAAACAGTAAATATTGTCCCACCTCTGACAGACAGCCAGCTCTGTGGTGATTCTCCGGCTCCAGAGATGTTGCACTTGTAGAGTCCTTCATCAGACCAGGAAACACTATGGATGGTCATGTTTCCTGTAGAGCTGCTCCTGATGAGGCGGCCATCTTTATAGAAAACAGCTGTGAGGTTGGAGGAAGTCGTCTTGTTCCTGCAGCTCAGAGTCACATCGTCTCCCTCCATCACAGGAAGGACTGGACTCTCCAGGATCACTGAACCAGCTGaacaacattacaacatgttTGGAAGCAGAAGTGCAATAAACACAATACTTTAGAGGTAATATTTTTGTCATTGATATGCAAGTTTAGAGTTGAAATCTGCAATCAACCTACCAGTGACAGTGATGTTGACAGTGttgcttctctctcctcttccaccTTCACACCAGTATTCTCCACTGTCTGATGTAAAGGCAAAGTCAATGGTGCAGGTCACCGTTGATGCCACTGTGCTATTTGAACATTTTGGAAAGGATCGGTTGATGTTCCTCACTTTCCACCCAGCTGAGACATTGACCCCCTCACAGGTAAAATAGACAGACCCGTATTCAAAGAGCTGCAGTCGGGTTGGAACGATACGAAAAGCTGCATCTGAAAACAGACAGAGAACAATGTGAATGAAGAACTTGCTTCCGAGAAAGAAACCAGGTGCATACTGTTATAAAAAAGGAACGTCTGCAGAAATGTGTCTTAAGAAGTGAGTTTAAGGCAAGGAGTTGCAATGCCAGGGAGCCCTGATAACAACAGTTCTATCCAACCAGTTCTTATTCACAGGGcgccaaataccaacgctttgtcacggctgtcagTGTTTGataccgctgcacaaggcaccctttaatGCCGGTATgcgatgcaccgggctttccattaactaaaatttaaacccatccgtggcaacatTAAATGTTCatgg containing:
- the LOC141760939 gene encoding low affinity immunoglobulin gamma Fc region receptor II-b-like isoform X2 → MEVTALCFRLMMNVLMLLVAHVQQNYSKPPDAAFRIVPTRLQLFEYGSVYFTCEGVNVSAGWKVRNINRSFPKCSNSTVASTVTCTIDFAFTSDSGEYWCEGGRGERSNTVNITVTAGSVILESPVLPVMEGDDVTLSCRNKTTSSNLTAVFYKDGRLIRSSSTGNMTIHSVSWSDEGLYKCNISGAGESPQSWLSVRDR
- the LOC141760939 gene encoding low affinity immunoglobulin gamma Fc region receptor II-b-like isoform X1; this encodes MEVTALCFRLMMNVLMLLVAHVQQNYSKPPDAAFRIVPTRLQLFEYGSVYFTCEGVNVSAGWKVRNINRSFPKCSNSTVASTVTCTIDFAFTSDSGEYWCEGGRGERSNTVNITVTAGSVILESPVLPVMEGDDVTLSCRNKTTSSNLTAVFYKDGRLIRSSSTGNMTIHSVSWSDEGLYKCNISGAGESPQSWLSVRASDKDIHMLWTVVKVVLFLLLVMGLLYWKKQLDR